From Rhodoferax sp. AJA081-3, the proteins below share one genomic window:
- a CDS encoding HAD family hydrolase, producing the protein MPTKPTRPFDLIAFDWDGTLFDSTAIITRCIQAAVVDVGGRKPSDQDAAYVIGLGLMQALAHAAPDVPPSKYAELGARYKHHYTTHQNDISLFDGILPLLAELKARNYVLAVATGKSRRGLNEVLKTSELQGLFHASRTADETAGKPHPLMLQELMQEFGVPAQRVLMVGDTTHDLQMAINAGCPSVGVSYGAHEPAAFAALKPIFVAHTVPELHAWFAEHA; encoded by the coding sequence ATGCCGACCAAACCCACGCGCCCCTTTGACCTGATCGCTTTTGACTGGGACGGAACCCTGTTTGACTCCACCGCCATCATCACCCGCTGCATCCAGGCCGCGGTGGTGGATGTGGGGGGGCGCAAACCCAGCGACCAGGATGCGGCCTATGTCATCGGCCTGGGGCTGATGCAGGCGCTGGCCCATGCCGCGCCCGACGTGCCGCCCAGCAAATACGCCGAACTGGGTGCCCGTTACAAGCACCACTACACCACGCACCAGAACGACATCAGCCTGTTTGACGGAATCCTGCCCCTCTTGGCCGAGCTGAAGGCGCGCAACTACGTACTGGCCGTGGCCACCGGCAAAAGCCGGCGTGGGCTCAACGAGGTGCTGAAAACCTCAGAGCTACAGGGCCTGTTCCATGCCTCCCGCACCGCGGACGAAACCGCGGGCAAGCCCCACCCCCTGATGTTGCAGGAGCTGATGCAGGAGTTTGGCGTGCCCGCGCAGCGTGTGTTGATGGTGGGCGACACCACACACGATCTGCAAATGGCGATAAACGCCGGCTGCCCCAGCGTGGGCGTCAGTTATGGCGCCCACGAGCCAGCCGCTTTTGCAGCACTCAAACCCATATTCGTAGCCCACACCGTGCCTGAGCTCCATGCCTGGTTTGCAGAACATGCCTGA
- a CDS encoding RluA family pseudouridine synthase: protein MKHIIGGIPAPPSAHVPPQVKTLTIDEDGAGQRLDNYLMRHLKGVPKTHVYRIIRSGEVRVNKGRASAETRLNAGDEVRVPPVRISERVAEKAQAMAEQVASHVPAKAFAVLFEDDSLLAINKPAGVAVHGGSGVSFGVIEQLRMARPQAKFLELVHRLDRETSGILLVAKKRSALKNLQDQFRERETGKTYLAMVIGQWPANKKVLDKPLHKYLLPDGERRVKVVAKDDPDGMPSLTLVKVRAAGGVVPGTHQAPVSSDRGYSLLEVTIKTGRTHQIRVHLASEGLPIVGDDKYGDFDSNKALARANSTTPLKRMFLHAWRLQCNHPATGERLELQANLPTELAQFVQQILPQAS, encoded by the coding sequence GTGAAACACATTATAGGGGGCATTCCTGCGCCCCCATCCGCCCATGTTCCGCCCCAGGTGAAAACCCTGACCATCGACGAAGATGGGGCTGGGCAGCGGCTAGACAACTACCTGATGCGCCACCTCAAGGGTGTTCCCAAGACCCACGTCTACCGCATCATCCGCAGTGGCGAGGTGCGGGTCAACAAGGGCCGGGCATCGGCAGAAACCCGTCTGAACGCCGGGGATGAGGTGCGTGTGCCCCCGGTTCGTATCTCCGAACGGGTGGCCGAGAAAGCCCAGGCCATGGCCGAACAAGTGGCCAGCCATGTGCCAGCCAAGGCATTTGCCGTTTTGTTTGAGGATGACAGCCTGCTGGCGATCAACAAACCGGCCGGCGTGGCAGTCCACGGTGGTTCAGGCGTCAGTTTTGGCGTCATCGAGCAGTTGCGCATGGCCCGGCCGCAGGCCAAGTTTCTGGAGCTGGTGCACCGGCTGGACCGGGAAACCAGTGGCATCCTGCTGGTCGCCAAGAAGCGCAGCGCGCTGAAAAACCTGCAAGACCAGTTCCGCGAGCGGGAAACCGGCAAAACTTACCTGGCCATGGTCATTGGCCAATGGCCTGCTAATAAGAAGGTGCTGGACAAGCCGCTGCACAAGTATTTGTTGCCCGATGGCGAGCGCCGCGTCAAAGTGGTGGCCAAGGATGATCCGGACGGCATGCCATCGCTGACCCTGGTCAAGGTGCGTGCAGCCGGTGGTGTGGTCCCCGGTACGCACCAGGCGCCTGTCAGTAGTGACCGCGGCTACTCCCTGCTGGAGGTGACCATCAAGACTGGCCGCACACACCAGATCCGTGTGCATTTGGCATCCGAAGGCCTGCCCATTGTCGGGGATGACAAATACGGCGACTTTGACAGCAACAAGGCCTTGGCCCGCGCGAACAGCACCACGCCGCTCAAACGGATGTTTTTGCATGCCTGGCGGCTGCAGTGCAACCACCCCGCCACCGGCGAGCGCCTGGAATTGCAGGCGAATCTGCCGACCGAACTGGCCCAATTTGTGCAACAGATCTTGCCACAGGCCAGTTGA
- a CDS encoding Rieske 2Fe-2S domain-containing protein, with translation MPDTPPIALCNSADLVDSGEAVPFDVVYCGRTSRGFAIRFEGQVYGYLNQCAHVPMEMDYQPNRFFDSSGSWLMCATHGAMYRPQTGHCIGGPCRGGLVKIAMTERDGVVHWHTAPHLQAVEF, from the coding sequence ATGCCTGATACACCACCCATAGCCCTGTGCAACTCTGCCGACCTAGTGGACAGTGGCGAAGCCGTTCCCTTTGACGTGGTGTATTGCGGGCGCACATCCCGCGGGTTTGCCATCCGTTTTGAAGGCCAGGTCTATGGCTACCTGAACCAATGTGCCCACGTTCCCATGGAGATGGACTACCAGCCCAACCGCTTTTTCGACAGCAGTGGCAGTTGGCTGATGTGTGCCACCCACGGCGCCATGTACCGGCCGCAGACGGGTCACTGCATTGGTGGGCCCTGCCGCGGCGGCCTGGTCAAGATAGCCATGACCGAGCGCGATGGTGTGGTGCACTGGCATACTGCCCCCCACCTGCAAGCCGTCGAATTCTGA